The following proteins come from a genomic window of Malus domestica chromosome 02, GDT2T_hap1:
- the LOC103432009 gene encoding DNA replication ATP-dependent helicase/nuclease JHS1-like isoform X1: MTIPGIASRQSPFRTPPSLLYFHDKLANGVACNGVSDQMGLRQHKKALLELLDKVEDVISIEDSVSRDVEESPFQVEDKKGKRMPVSLDNTVKRAETALTETVTRKSSYCSFLVLEVSEKSGDADSSCDQCLFKVIWLRNEQSGEESSVYLLDEWFYSVIAPGDTVNVIGEFDNQGQCQVDRHNNFIIVHPDVLVSGTRVTASFVCPRRTVLDERLKSNEHSTAALSGWTYEGDTYTNFFRGTHKSGAPETP; the protein is encoded by the exons ATGACTATCCCAGGAATAGCTAGTAGGCAGAGTCCTTTCCGAACTCCACCTTCTCTATTGTACTTCCATGATAAG CTTGCTAATGGTGTTGCATGTAATGGAGTTTCAGATCAGATGGGGTTGAGGCAACATAAAAAG GCATTGCTTGAACTCTTAGATAAAGTGGAAGATGTTATTTCTATTGAAGATTCAGTGTCTAGAGATGTGGAGGAATCTCCATTTCAAGTTGAAGATAAAAAAGGCAAAAGAATGCCTGTCAGTTTGGATAACACAGTGAAAAGAGCAGAGACAGCTCTAACAGAAACGGTTACTCGGAAATCTTCCTATTGTAGTTTTCTTGTATTGGAG GTATCTGAGAAGAGTGGAGATGCTGATTCATCATGTGATCAATGCCTGTTTAAG GTTATTTGGTTACGAAATGAGCAAAGTGGAGAAGAGAGCTCTGTATATTTACTAGATGAGTG GTTTTACAGTGTCATTGCTCCTGGAGATACTGTCAATGTTATTGGTGAATTTGATAACCAAGGACAGTGCCAAGTGGATCGTCACAATAATTTTATAATTGTTCATCCGGATGTTTTGGTGTCCGGAACTAGG GTTACAGCTAGCTTCGTTTGCCCGAGGCGAACTGTTCTGGATGAAAGACTAAAATCCAATGAGCATTCAACTGCAGCACTAAGTG GCTGGACTTATGAAGGAGATACCTACACTAACTTTTTTAGAGGAACGCACAAGAGTGGTGCTCCAGAAACACCTTGA
- the LOC103432009 gene encoding DNA replication ATP-dependent helicase/nuclease JHS1-like isoform X2, with the protein MTIPGIASRQSPFRTPPSLLYFHDKLANGVACNGVSDQMGLRQHKKALLELLDKVEDVISIEDSVSRDVEESPFQVEDKKGKRMPVSLDNTVKRAETALTETVTRKSSYCSFLVLEVSEKSGDADSSCDQCLFKVIWLRNEQSGEESSVYLLDEWFYSVIAPGDTVNVIGEFDNQGQCQVDRHNNFIIVHPDVLVSGTRVTASFVCPRRTVLDERLKSNEHSTAALSGTVLH; encoded by the exons ATGACTATCCCAGGAATAGCTAGTAGGCAGAGTCCTTTCCGAACTCCACCTTCTCTATTGTACTTCCATGATAAG CTTGCTAATGGTGTTGCATGTAATGGAGTTTCAGATCAGATGGGGTTGAGGCAACATAAAAAG GCATTGCTTGAACTCTTAGATAAAGTGGAAGATGTTATTTCTATTGAAGATTCAGTGTCTAGAGATGTGGAGGAATCTCCATTTCAAGTTGAAGATAAAAAAGGCAAAAGAATGCCTGTCAGTTTGGATAACACAGTGAAAAGAGCAGAGACAGCTCTAACAGAAACGGTTACTCGGAAATCTTCCTATTGTAGTTTTCTTGTATTGGAG GTATCTGAGAAGAGTGGAGATGCTGATTCATCATGTGATCAATGCCTGTTTAAG GTTATTTGGTTACGAAATGAGCAAAGTGGAGAAGAGAGCTCTGTATATTTACTAGATGAGTG GTTTTACAGTGTCATTGCTCCTGGAGATACTGTCAATGTTATTGGTGAATTTGATAACCAAGGACAGTGCCAAGTGGATCGTCACAATAATTTTATAATTGTTCATCCGGATGTTTTGGTGTCCGGAACTAGG GTTACAGCTAGCTTCGTTTGCCCGAGGCGAACTGTTCTGGATGAAAGACTAAAATCCAATGAGCATTCAACTGCAGCACTAAGTGGTACAGTGTTGCACTAA
- the LOC103432010 gene encoding uncharacterized protein: MYQKHVDTGLLCYLQSDQTQGIMARRSDLVGLIMQRNELANDILKGSRTQLLPPMLRCQHLRKLSPSKCLYCLSQGASCKLSLPNNISTKRKIQSLFCPNAFPPTITGGLNSFSFLDGILVLVFPS; encoded by the exons ATGTACCAGAAGCATGTCGATACTGGTCTCCTATGTTATCTGCAATCAGATCAGACACAG GGAATTATGGCTAGAAGATCTGACCTGGTTGGTCTAATCATGCAACGTAATGAACTTGCAAATGATATCCTCAAGGGGTCACGAACACAACTACTGCCCCCAATGTTACGG TGTCAGCATTTGCGGAAGTTGTCGCCATCTAAATGTTTGTACTGTCTATCACAAG GCGCTTCCTGTAAACTGTCACTGCCTAACAATATttcaacaaaaaggaaaattcaaAGCCTCTTCTGCCCTAATGCCTTCCCTCCCACAATCACTGGAGGtttgaattctttttctttcctggatg
- the LOC139193804 gene encoding uncharacterized protein has translation MSGPSDRRFDLNLGEETATPSPDNIWRPSFISPTGPLTVGDSVMKNDMTAAVVARNLLTPKDNRLLSKRSDELAVKDSLALSVQCAGSVSNMAQRLFARTRQVESLAAEVMSLKQEIRGLKHENKQLHRLAHDYATNMKRKLDQMKESDGKVLLDHQRFVGLFQRHLLPSSSGAVPGNEASNDEPPMPPPSGVLSSTEAPDNHPPVLSLSGALPTAETSPKQPL, from the coding sequence atgtctggaccctccgaccgtcgttttgacttgaaccttggagaagagacagccacgccttctccagacaacatatggcgcccatccttcatatcccctactggtcctcttaccgttggggattctgtgatgaagaatgatatgaccgctgcagtggtggccaggaaccttctcactcccaaagataatagactactttccaaacggtctgatgagttggctgttaaggactctctggctcttagtgttcagtgtgcaggttctgtgtctaatatggcccaacgcctatttgctagaacccgccaagttgaatcattggctgctgaagtgatgagtctcaaacaggagattagagggctcaagcatgagaataagcagttgcaccggctcgcccatgactatgctacaaacatgaagaggaagcttgaccagatgaaggaatctgatggtaaggttttacttgatcatcagcggtttgtgggtttgttccaaaggcatttattgccttcgtcctctggggctgtacctggtaatgaagcttcaaatgatgaacctccaatgcctcctccttctggggttttgtcaagtactgaggctccggataaccaccctccggtgctttctctttctggggctctaccgactgctgagacttcccctaagcaacctttgtga